GAAAAATGTGTGtgaataaaatgtcaaaataaatgatCAAGTTAATGTACTTAATATGTGTTTCAAAAGTCCCTACTTCAAGCTATAAGAAATTTATGAATCATACTCAAACCTACACAGTTACTTCTTTTTCTTCATTGCTTCTGTATACCTACTTCTAATGTTAGGAACTTGTCCACTGACAAATGTATCTCTCCGGCGAACTGCCCGAAAAATGTGCTTTAGTAAAAATGGATTTTGCTGCCTGCTTGCCTGGTTtcaaaataatccatactaatattataaatgagaaagtgtgtgtctgtttgtttgtccgtctttcacggcaaaacggagcgactaattatcgtgattttttaagtggagatagttgaagggatggagagtgacataggctactttttgtctctttctaacgcgagcgaagccgcgggcaaaagctagtgtgaaAATAAATGATCAAGTTATCTAATATGTGTTTCAAAAGTCCCTACTTCAAGCTATAATGATCATACTTACAAAGTTAcatacttcttcttcttataAATAACATCCTATATTGCTTGGTCTTGGCAAAAATGCATGCGCCTTGTAGATTACCCCAAGAACGTGTtggaataaatataaattacttaTTTGTAAAACTTTAAAGCatgttatgtacctacttatgtgTTTAAAACATGTATAAtggtatgaaaaataaataatgaattgcCTTAAACCTTCCGCTGATTTTTAACCTCTTACAAATCATAAAAAAGCCATTACAAACCATAACCTAACAATGACAGAATATAAACTTAGCCAGCGACAAAAAACTGGATACTTACGTTTCACAGCACGGAATGGCAACTCCTTGCGATCAACGGCCATTAGTTGAAGTCTATCACGATTCACTAGTGATTATTTTATGTTACCATCAcaccagcacgggtagcatggtcgcgcgatagacgataaaatatcaggccgtccttatcgcactattggtaagtgcgatagggacggccagatgttttatcatttatcgcgcgaccataatcaactttttgtaagtaggtacctatttatttgtttgtaataattgtaatgtagtaaaaatctttaaaaacctGACTAAAGTTCTGATACTAATGGGAACAGTCTCAGGGCAGGATACGATTAAATAAACAGTACAACTTTCGTGGTTTCAACAAAGTGAGTCTACCTAGACAAGCCGGTAGTCACGGCAGTATTGTGAGAACAGACGCCGGTCAAAACAACATGAAATATAAGTGTATCTGTGTGTTGCTCTGTTCTTTCATAGCTGTGGGGAACACGCAAGTTTTTAGACCGGAATTTTTTCCGAaaggtaagtttatttttatattttagaagTAGAGATTAAATATAATAAGACGCGCTGAGGCCGTCCAAGTATtattgcgttttcacattatccgatccgaatattggatgtcggaccgatatcccatacattacaggcgtcatcttgaattttttccattgaaatccttccgacatccgatatcgtatcGGGTAATGTGAAGACGGACTTACTTCAGCCGATTTACGTCCATGCTTTCGTAAATGTAACTATAAGATTTGGCAAATaaaggtaggtactaggtacataCCTAGGTACAACGGGAAATTTATGACAActgaaatttccaaaaaaacGTCAGTGCGTTCcatttttagagttccgtaccaaaaaggtacaaaaggaacccttatggtgacgctctgtccatctgtctgtctgtctgtcacatttctaaactaaatatctcgagaactacttatgctatcgatttgaaatttgtaatatttatggACATGGTGAACCTCTACAatctgaaagtatttttttaaatttattaatattcattatagaaaatggccaaaatgaaaggggggcaaactataAATGTCAAGTCACTAgggcaagtggggtatcgttagaaagagctcaaactgtacatatcaaaactatttgttattattttttttttagcaaAATGTCCCCAAGGCGAGCATTTGGTCCTATTCTGTTCCCGGCAAGCCGAACCAGATTGCGACATCCCGGATTTCCACGACGCTAGTCGCCCGCAGGCGTGCGACAAATCCAAGTGCCTGTGCAATGCTCCTACTGTCCGGAACCTGGCCACAGGCTTGTGCGTGCACCCTGACGACTGCCCGAAGAAGGAGCTGGATTATCTCAATTtgtaaacttatatttatttcgtTTGTGTTATTGTGTTTATTATAGTGTTATGTGTTGTATTTTTGttgatataaacataaacaatgcaattaattattaattaattataagtaAATTAGATTTTAAAACAAACTCACGTTTGTTATCGTTATTGCATCTATTTTGTATTGGTTGATTCTTCGTTAGGTCACGACATGAGtgtttttcaatatttaaaagTGTCTCGAAAGTTTAACGTTATTTATTTCAAGTTATGTATACTCCAAATTCCTTCAAAAATGCCGCACTTTACATAGTGAAGGATTGACTATAAATTAAACAACCAACCACAAATAAAGccaacatattataaaaaaaatccaaaccCTTATATACATTTCCAATAAACATTTCGATAGCGCAATGTAGAAATTGTGACAGTTGGTAGAGCGACATCTCTCGTGACATTTGTTAAAAATCTTAGTAGGTATGACACTTGCCCTACGAAATTACAGTTCCCAACAAGTTATATTTAGGTAGGTAGTTACTACTTAGGTATTCTTGATTTGTTATCGTGTTTGTAAAATTTTGTGTtgtgtttttgataatattaatgatGCGGTTACCATAAACtactatttgttttatttcatccaTAGGTATCACGGTTAATattaagtctaatgaaactaaacgtgaatcattcaaaactcttataggtaaaatctgactaaaaatataattattatgttgcGGAATTTTGTTAGTTTTCATATTATACTAACCTGTCAATCGCCGCGTGTTCATCTGAACATAGCCTCAGAATGCAAAACATCAATCCTATTTAAAAAGCCCGCCATAAATATATGGCGTTCCATGTCTAAAGGACCCACATGTTTAATATGCTATAAGGTACCTGCAGGtgtggaaagtcacatgaaaagttgccGTAAACtaacaatagatggcgctgcaatcGAAAATcgtgactgataactctataccattctattcaatatactctatgccTGTCACCGTATACCTACtacatacatcagaataacagcgtcctCTGGACAATAACCATTTACCATATATTTCACGTGATTTCAGGCTTTACGCCAATAGCAAGGAGGTTGGTATAAAATACACACTTtagtttttttctttatttctaCATATCAAATAACAAAATAGAGAGAAGAAGCAACGGTCTATGGCCTAGTACTTATAACCTGtccgttagtgcgtttttacattatccgatacgatgtcggatataggaccgatatcccatacattacctacaggcgccatcttggattttttccagtgaaatccttccgacatccgatatcgattcgaataatgtgaaaacggacttaaggGGTTCTATATAAGCTAGATAATGTAAGATATCAAAATCAAGCTTTATGAATTTTCCTAATCGAGCATTttcgtgaaaaaaaaattcaaaaaccacgagccctttcgatcgtACTAGGTAAAAacaagcgtcccaaatttaatttttccacttcgttaccattcttcaaacactttgtacagcggttacaaagtggaaagtacgcaaaataatagaaaatgggACCACTTTTTTGTCCTAGGCTAGAtcaaaagggctcgtgattctgagtaggaaaaacataaatttactagatcttaaaaaaatttttttggtgattattctggcgaaaatgcccaatttcatttttaacccccgacgtaaaaacgaaggggtgttataagtttgacgtgtctgtctgtctgtctgtctgtctgtctgtttgtctgtgtgtgtgtctgtctgtggcatcgtagctcccgaacggatgaaccgatttcgatttagttttttttatttgaaagctgtgttagttcTATTAACAATCAAAATACTTAATTTAATatcggtaaaaaaaaaacactttagcCTTGTACTTTCtttacccatacaaccatttcagtcgcaaaatcttcaaatcagtaactaactgtcaaatgtgacataacgcgtggtaacgtcgtgcaaacaatgcgaccgtattgatacaataacaaaatgtagtcgtcgtgtgcactcgttacggtaacaaaatgtgtacgaatttgtggctgtcaatgtcactgtcagaatgacttttaacgacactttattagtcgacgtttgcacacataacggtaacaacatgtggacgaatttgtggctgtcattgtcactgtcagaacggtttctgacagtgacattgacagaatttgtacacacatgtgtaggtctgattaccgaactgctcctaaaccactgtatccgcaaatgacaatctgaaatacgaaggtttctcaaactgtcttgtgaagttgtggactggttgctttgaatcatttaaatatgagcgaattaaataataataaacgacgacgaccatttaagcactcttcgacattttatagaaatgtgcgaaagttaagaaaagtgcagaatgataatacaaatagataagcactttatagttacttaatgtattaaatatataatttttaattcttattgataaaaatgaagtgtagtgttgctttacacaataaaagtaggaatcaaatgaaatagagtatttactgtgatattaatagaatttctgttgcgcaatgatggtttttttcagtacagatgctgctttttttaacgcagtagtgcgagcaaatcaagcaatgattcatttcttgtctggtcgaaactcttagcttagatttaggtactgaaaatcgtcgtacgatacacgtgcgaaaaggacattcacaactcgtgtcgatttaaaacactcccttcgttcgtgtattaatttatcgctactcgtatcgattttcctcttttccgcactcttatctacaagtattttgtttgggttacaaaaaaaaacacattatttactctactacgttttatttatgtctctttaacattacaaatttgtagacacttatctatacaaaaatcttgacaaaagaagtacagatcgctgaaattaatgttgatagtaatattaatgacgactacttcacttcaacaagtgtcaattgtgaaatgccgcaaaatactagttgctctatagaagaccataataatatgatccccgatcctttacaacccagcagctcggtacgcacgttacaatttttttttaatcttctttagtgagggcaactgagtacgacggcatatttaattgtttataaagtttgagaatacctggaaaaaattaatacaagaagccattttgaaaatataataaatattcactgctttcggtcacgcgtgtacgctgcgaccattttgcgaccgtttgtcgaccgtttggcgacggttttttacatggaatattaccgtcttaatccatattttaacaactttattggttttctaggcattatttttattatttcagtatagtatatgcaccggagcactaaaacttcaccaatcaatatacataacacgcaaacaccgagtagtcaataatattattactggttaaactgaggtaaattgatagcgcgttgataaatttagacttattttatgaaatcactcgagcaatttaattggccatggtaattagcccacattatattacaaatgcaaacaatatttatctttaacaaattcttacgccattacattttaatgtcaaatgattttatttcttttttactttgacgtctctgacagtcgccatttgaaaagaatgaaatgaacgaatgattttgggaaagtagtcgccaaacggtaacaatgtgtgcacgcgtagtgcacacttctgtcacatctgtgaccatttgtgcctgttaccaatcgtccccatttgggtcgccgcgactaaacgtcgaccgtactgcgactaagcattgagacccgaagacctgtgtgtacacaaaataggaggatttgcgtaggaacggcgaccgattatggttatatgggtactctacatatcaaaattaagggCTGTTACAGACGGGCTGCAAAACTACAACTTGCATGGAGCTTGGCGTGCAGTAAATTACTGTTTCTTCGGGCACTTGTCCTCTCGCACACACTTCCCGGTACTTCGGTCCCTCACCGTGAAACCATCACAGTAGCACCGAGAGAGGAAGCAATGTTCTATTAACTCGAGTATGGGCCTGTGCCTCTCTAGGTTGTCGCAGTCTGGCTCGTAATAGTCAGGGCATTTCTTGTAGTACTCGCCTGGAGGACActcttctgaaaaaaaaaataaccatcTTTCGGACGGATTCGCGACCAAAGGAGTTCAGCGCTTTTTTGACCGccgtcgcaaaaacgacggggtgttaaaagtttgacgtgtctgtctgtgtgtactgtctgtctgtctgtctgtctgtgtgtgtctgtctgtgacatcgtagctctcgaacggatgaagcgattttggtttagttttttctgtctgaaagctgagttagtcgggagtgttcttagccatgtttcatgaaaatcggtccactatgtcgcggtcggggtttttttcaaggcttttcggtgaaggaaaacatcgtgaggaaaccggactaattccaataaggtctagttacccttcgggttggaaggtcagatagcagtcgctttcgtaaaacccaaacctacgccaaatcatgggattagttgtcaaagcggaccccaggctcccatgaaccgtggcaaatgccggcataacgcaaggaggatgatgatgatgatttcgtACAAGTGTGcctttttaacctccgacgcaaaaacgaaggggtgttataaatttgacgtgtctgtctgtctgtctttctgtctgtccgtccgtccgtctgtctgtctgtctgtctgtctgtctgtctgtctgtctgtgtgtgtgtctgtctgcggcatcgtagctcccgaacggatgaaccgatttaaatttagtttcttttgtctgaaagccgagtaATTACTCGTATACACATTAATGAAAATACTTGGAATAAACCTAACCCGTTTGTCGTATGCCGGATGACATGTGGGCTAAAGCGACAACCAATTGGGTCCCACCAAATCGAACCCGGGGTCGCGGAAAGCCTCGACGACGTTGGcgagatgaccttgacgcttttgatgagaactggtgggaaacgggtcaggaccgggatacgtgGCAAGcgaagagggaggcctttgcccagcagtgggacactctaggctcatataaataataaataaataaataaacctaaagGATCATTAAGAGTAACATATGATGGGTACTTCAATTCTTTCAGAATGTGTGGGCAATAGTTGTAGTATTGGACTATAGAGGTAGTTTAGTTTCACGGTAGTAAATTAGAACAAATTAACGTAAATCAAGTAAACTTACTCTTTGGGAGAATATCTTCAAACGTCCCCCCGCTTACACAGACCGCCAGAAGGGCACACAGCAAAACACAGATGTATTTCATGTTGTTTGCTTGTCTCTCAAACTTTGAATGATCGATCTATGCATAGTGCTAGCTTTTATAATAGTAGTAATAGTACCTAATCACATGACTGatgttataattatacattatttaCGCTACATCTAGCTACTAGTCCATAAAATGATGCACTTGACACGCTGTTAGGTTATCTGCTTGAAAAGTCCGTGGCAGATTATGATACAATATTACGTTTGGATACTATACATTGGATAAGATTATTATGGCAATTTACAGTTTCCCGATTAACTACACGTAAGTGGAAAAACCGAAAAATAATCTAACTTTTTTCAAACGATTAAAGTAATtacctacctagttaaaatatgtatgtagataTCTGTTTTATGAGGGCACAAATTCAATAATACTAATATTGATTTGATACCTACATGAACAACTGAAAGATCCCAAAATTCATCTAAGAGCGTAGCGAAATAACACTAAAGTATTCTACTTACTCGCtactctcgtaccttacttaggccactcggcaggCCTCGTGGCCTAATGGCTACGTGCACGaaaattacgcccactaccatgtaaacttgaagtggaaaatgtcaaaaaatgacatgtaaacaaacattatattttaacgatttttcgttaattttaaatacatctaataacaagagctactatttcaagtgtaatttaggtagatagattataaacacatggatataataccaaaaatcagtttccaaagccattactcacggtataaacttccaaccccagtctacagaaagagtcaataaattgatgctggcagggcatataaggaatcttgaataacataggagtaatggtacaagttcttcgagctagtgatatggtattcgctaaacctccgtcccgttaatgccatataaaacaaatctaaacgtaagtacctagtcatgtccgcggccgcagaaatatccgacacgggcctattcccaggctaggtctaaatctttaagcataatcttttacggtaggaaaaatactaacagcgtattgaacaatattaggtaaacaaagcttaaatataatttattataatgttttgttttgacatgtcacttacgttttcttttcaccgtagttatccatttagttctttgatccaatttccagtgtgctctaagaaacgcatagaacgtgcaacgactatttatgccattatttttacaattaacaacgaaacaacattgatgccccatatcaaacattacacattgtattatattttatgagttttgatagatgacaaccacaatcagtgtcgattttgaccaccgcaagcactgcgatcgctttgcttaccccctccatgcacttcgcacgaagccaaaaCGCGGGACataacttttatagccttcataaagCTACCATTACATAATATACTATTGATGTACAGTAACTTCTTAGTAATCTGTGTTATTTATCACTCCATCAATTGCTAATACATTACCGGAGTCAAAAAGTACTCGTAATCTTCGGCTGATTTGATTGTGTGATCACAAATAAACACGGAATAATTTTATTACCTACGTCAGTAAATGTGGAAAACATTTATGACTGGTTATTCCTTTTCACTTTGGTCGCTAACGTTCCCCTTCGTAAAGGGTTATCTATTAACTATTACATTGATATCGATAAGAATTAGCAAGAGTCACCTTGGACTAGAGTCTAGACCTCTAGTGCACGTTCGCATTGGATTTAAAAGGCAAaaacaaagatggcgccttttatataccgtgtttttcttgttttccgttaaattcgacacgtagctaggttcattatcaggaaccatcctgtatatattttaaaaaaattgtttcatcattttcatacataatacataaatGAACTTATTGATGTGAGAGACCCATAAGAATAAcatttaagttagtgtcaagtgatttaCGGCACACGTCAAATAACGTTAGGAATGGATTTTCCATGGATTCTtgggaattggtaaaggctgtcacataCGTGTTCAGTAACTATCttttaagagttaagacgctagtttcttacacgaattaattgtattttatctaaataaccttcccttaaagttaacggaattcaataaaaacagggtgtatatgggatgtcggtcctatatccgatatcggttatatgaaaacgcactaagtcaaAGTGTGTTTCATACGACACTGTAATTTCTTTTACTCCATCAACTGACTTTATGGGTATAAATAAGTAATACGAATGAGGCAGATTTTggtgtatttttaataagaaaACACAATTTAAAATTTCAACCATTTATTTCTTAAATAACAACAATACAAATTAGTTTTTTCTATTTACACATGAGTTTTAATATTTGAAACAATTTGAAGTGGAGTTCCAAAAATAACTTACAAATATTTGTCAGCACCTCAAATAATTTCTACTACATCTGAGACAACAAACAATATGTCACAATATATCtacaataatacaaaatatatattttcttcCAACAGTCTTTCTAACTTAGACAAGATACGTAAGTGTAACCAACTTCTATTCGAATTCTACCCGACTTTAAGGACTAGCCACACCGGTACAATAAAAAGTTGAACATCATaatataggtacatttaaaaGTAAAGAGTTGCTACAAAGCATACTCCTTATTCGTCGACATATTTTTGAGAAATATTTATACACCGATTTTTGAGTTTAATAGTACCAGAATTAAAAGTACCGCTACTTGACACGAGGTGTCGCTAGTGGCGCGACAAACGGAACTTGTACTGCTCAACATTCAACTAATATTGTAACCAGTAAGTACTTTATTTACTGTGGCCGGTACTTACCTCTTCACATATTTATCCCGTTTTGTCACGGAATTAATTATTGTCACAATAAAAAGCATTTGTACAactaaacatatttatttatcgtctcaattaaatattaatatctaCAATAGTTTTGAGACTTCTCGCCTCCAAAAACAACACATTCACACGCCAAGCGCTcaactaaaaatataaaaaataaatttactgtCAAATGAAAATGCATTTGTCATACACTTGAATTAAATCAGCATTATATCGCTCCATTCACCTTACCAGCATCACTGATAGTGTCAATTCTGACATGTAAGTCTACCTAAATGGCCGAGGCGGAGCCGAGGTGTGTATTCTATTTTTCTGATCACGGAGCCGGTATGTTACcaaacttcgtttagcgcaacGGCCCGGAATTTGATACTTTCCGGCGGGaagacagaaaatgtcaatttactACGAAAATGTTAGTTTTAACACTGTCAATAACTTGTGATAAGGGT
Above is a window of Leguminivora glycinivorella isolate SPB_JAAS2020 chromosome 19, LegGlyc_1.1, whole genome shotgun sequence DNA encoding:
- the LOC125236809 gene encoding uncharacterized protein LOC125236809; this translates as MKYKCICVLLCSFIAVGNTQVFRPEFFPKAKCPQGEHLVLFCSRQAEPDCDIPDFHDASRPQACDKSKCLCNAPTVRNLATGLCVHPDDCPKKELDYLNL
- the LOC125236703 gene encoding chymotrypsin inhibitor Ani s 6-like, with translation MKYICVLLCALLAVCVSGGTFEDILPKKECPPGEYYKKCPDYYEPDCDNLERHRPILELIEHCFLSRCYCDGFTVRDRSTGKCVREDKCPKKQ